tgccacaaaaacttatATGTCTGGAAATAAACTCCACTATTTCACAAAAGTAAATTCAGCTGCAGGCATCGCTGAAAACGTTACACAAACATGACGTTGTCCatagtactcacaacacaaatGTTGAGCTTATAGAACAAAGTTTGATTTCTGTTAGACAATGCCATAATAggacattacgatacaagtgcaattTCCTAATCGCACGTGAATCGTACaacaaaattgaaaattattctAAGACTTATTTAATAACCAAATGTGTGAGTAGGTACATTTCACAAAGCAATAGGGATCTGTttatgaataattaaaaatggtAATAGCCGTTAAACTTGTACCTAAATGTTTTTTCTTCAAAGAGCTTCTTAATACTTAAAAAGCTTTTCTTAATACTAAGAGacgcattaaataaaataaaccttttaGACACTAATTTTGTTCTCGCATTATTTTATCAAGCTTTTGActgaataggtaggtaggtatttacatTACTATGTTATTAGGTAAGCCATTATTGGCAGTAAAAGTTGAGTCATTTCCTATATAATTTGTTTTGATTGATTTGAAAGTCATTAATTGAATTTGATATTAGGTACAGATGTTTTGAAAACCTGATATTAGGTTAAGACAGTTAGCTAGGGCAGACCGCTCATATTGAACCTAGCTAACCACTCAAATATGAGCTCATAGTtcacataatatgtatacatattgtaaGTCAAAATTTCGTAAACAATGACACCTTCTCCCAGCATTCATATTtcgtaaaaaacatttttatttttattgggaTAGCTTTCAATAAACTAATGGCAAGGTATACACCGCATATGTCAtggatttatattttatcaaccagaaatgtcactttcgtcagctgacagatcatatccactACAAATGAATAACAAGAAATCACTATTTGAATAGACCTCCGTATAACTTTACATATAACAATAACATATATGTAAGTTCAATCAAGTATATCAGAAGTGATAATAAGTTATCGTTAGTAATTAGCATACATTTGCCGATGGTTGCGTCTGAGCCGAGCATCGAACCGGCACTTCACGCACGACTGAAACCACCGATCACCCGTAAGattaatacttattacttaCGTTATCAACCGATGCCTCAGAATATATATGTACCTCGATGGCACAAATCTCAAGGAAAACGtcaaaaaatagtacattgtgcaacgaggggggtaagtgaaattttggatacgagggtgttACCACgcgttttttttcaaaatttgcaaaacgaacaaaaattaaatttttttgtcgGTTTGTCGAATTACAACCGACAGCtggaggctggagggaattaaagacccgagtttgcaatattcttacccccggagttacacacaatgtttttcatcacacttgggaagaaaaaactaaattttaagcgaaataattcttaaatacggtgacatatcaaacattcgttcgccattttgtaatttctattctacctattcggcattcagccacgattgaaaattatgtaaaaatattttaaacggctgttcaattaatcaaattaaataattttaaacatgaacaagtatattaaattataaacgtcagtattttaaaagtaaaactcatgtaTGCTACTTCCTTtctatgaataagtgacataatttaaaaaaaagctataactccctggggagttatagcttttttcacaatccataactcccgcgggaacaaaataggcctttgtccttcagcacacctgcatgaaataagatctttttcgagcaagtgtgatgtaaaTTGTATTAACGAGTTTTTGTCTAGAGTGTTTATCAAATTGGGATGTCTTTACAGGTTTTAGTTTAGtaatatgaatgaaaaattcgtttcgctttttttaatttttgttcgttttgcaaattttgaaaaaaaaaggaaagccTAAACCTAGTTtcttattgtgtcaataacatactaactacggaaccctaaaaatcatggagaatgaacAACATTTAGAAATCACGTGGTATACCCTCTTAAATATGTGGTCAATTTCAagtaaataataactttttcttGAGTCGTGAGCTAAGCACCCCGAACTGTTGAGTGACATAGCACTGCCGATACGTTCTGACCAATACTTGGGTATAAGGTATTTGTAActgctaaaattattttataaaatgcttACATTGTTATCCATAAACTACACTGCAGTGGATTCTACGAAcagaatataatttttattaaaatgtcaaCTAAGTTGGTGTCTGTCTGGTCTCAAACCTGGGACGGTGGGGCGTCGCATGCAGGCAGGAAGTATCTGCGCCATTAGGAATAGTCGCTAGACAACTTCCGGCGCTAGGCTCGGTGGAAATTTTAagtgaaactgaaaaaaaaaaccttatttgaAACTTCATTCCTATGTATTCTtcatcgtttttttttgcattatattagtttatagtaggttatatttttgatataaccacacACTTGAAAAACGAGACGTAGGGCTTAGTGGTATGAAATGATTCTGAAAGcgatttgcaatttttttttttaccacaacaacaattaatttttggattttttcgagcggcaatgtatttcgtacatcgtgACCACttttgtgacagttgtgacgtcgcgtcattgaTGCTACGTCTTATTTCTGtgatgcgacgttttgagttcaAACAAAgttagtgatacattgcttgctgagtTTGCCTGTCCTTTTTAGCACTCTGCTTAGTGgatatatttctaggtttatattacttgaaattatatttaagctTAGTGTGTGTCGCGCTTTTACACATATTTCACGTTGGTGTTTTCGATCTGCTTCTAATCGTTCACACACTCAAACGCTAATAGCTATTTGTTATGTGGGGTGGAGTAAAACACAGTTTGACGGTTCAAACTAGACTGATTTAATTCGGGACGTAGTACTGCTTATAAGGGAGACAAGTCTCATTAGGATATTAGGATAAACATGAGaataataaacacattatggtcTCAGGACCATTTGAGATAAGTTAACACTAATGACAAATAACACATTAAGACATGAGGATGTTTACAATTATTGATGAGAagtgtaaataaagtatttaagaaACTAATTATGATTTCAAAGTACAAAACTATTGGGAAAGGTAAACAAATATGTGAGTAGCaacttaataactaaaactaggtaTATGGATGGATCATATTATATAACACCTCCCCCCTTAGAATAAAGATTGGGCGTTAGCGCCTGATCTTTTAGAAGTCGCAGGAACAATGGAAACGGGTGAGATTGGCTGAGAATGCTGAGGCTCGATGTCTTCGTCTTCATCTTCTGTGACGCAGCTAGTTGAGATTGTAGACATGGGAATTGCGACGTGGGTTCTCTGTTGTCGAGATGAATTTGCGAAGCAGTTATTGAAGATCTGGATGCATCCGTTGGAATCGCGATTTGGAGAATTTGGTGTTCGGCGGCGTAGTAGAAGTCCATTGGGGCATCGTTtgcaaattttaaatacaaggtAGGCTAACATTATTAGGCCAAGTGTAAAATAAACCCAAGAGAAGGTAGTGGTGTTCCTTTGGGCGAATGTTGtggattttattttcttgatttcttctccgtatttatctatatggTTTTTGATTTGTTTCAAGGAATCTAGTGGcaattcattaattttaattggcATCAGGTCAGGTTTCGCGATGTCCCTGTATTCTTCGAAACAGTCGTCAGTTCTTATGTCGGGTACGATTATAGGGTAAGTTATATTTTCTTCGGAGTCTTGTGATGCTGATAGCGTGCTGTATCCAGTGTGGAGTTTACAGTTTTTCTGTAATGATAGGATGCCTGCGCCCTGTATCTTGTGATGTGTTACTTCTTTAGTGCATTGTAGGACGCAGTTGGTTTCGCCAGACAGTATGTATAGCCACTTGTTGTTCTCGATGTATTGAAAAGTGTTGATGTCGGCTTCGAAGGTTGAAGTAGTGCAGATTTTCGGAAGGGATTTGGAGATGCTGTGGAGAATTTGTAGTTCACACAGGGGACGAGCTGTAGCGTCGTAGGCGACGAGACCGGTGCAGACTTGTTTTTCGCTGGCGTATGTTTTGCAGGTTTCTAAACTGCTTGTCGACACGTAGGTTTGGCCGCTGGGGTTCGCAGCCAGGAACACGTGCTCAGGGAGGATAGTGGTATGAAGAGAGGAATTCGGATGTTTTATAGGGATGGAGTATACATGGTATAAGTCGAGAGGATCATTCTGAATTAAAGggaatgtaagtatatatacaaGTTTATCTGAATATACATATGCTGATAGAGAGGAAGATTCTAAGATTGTGTGTATATTTTGTGGGCTAACGGTGGAAACTAGATGTTTATTCGTGCGAATATGATTCGATAAGAGGAGTTCTTTATAAAGTTTTTCCAAGGTTATAATTGACGGATGGATTGTATTGGACTTTGCAAAGAGGATACTAGTTAGGCATTCGTTGATTTCGTTTTCAAGGTTTACTACTGACTCTAAAATTTGAAGGGAAATAGCTGACACATCTTGGCTGGCTTTTAAACTAAACAGAAGTGATTGAGAAGAGTTAAGGTAATTATTTAAGCGTTCGATATTTTCGTTAATGATTAACTCATCATAAGTGATTTTGAGAATTGATTCGTTGAAGGTTTTGACAGTCGAAGAAATTATTTGAGTTTGTTCGAGCATAAGTGATGAAAGATCGGTTTCACGTTTTTCGAGTTGGTTAATACAATCTTCATAATGCATGGCGTCTTTGGCATCAGGTGTACCAATGAGCCATTTAAGgacgtttaaaaatataagagtTGTCAATGGATTTTGATTTATAAACTATCATACTTAAATTTATAAACTAGATTTTGATTATAGTACTAGATTTAGATGAGTTTTCCTAACCTAAAATTATCCTAgattagtcgccttttacgacacgcTTGCGAGACGCGTTAGGACTATTCTTGACATAGCCGGTCACTACACGGCTAAGGGGTTTAGTCGCCTCTTACGACATGCCAAACATTAAAGGCAGTAGGATTATTCTTTGGTAAAGCCGATCGCTACACGGCTAAGGGGTTTTAGCTTTtaggattatttatatttacatcaAAAGGTCTGAGTCGGTTGGCATGGACAAGTTGATTCTTACCGGATTTCCTAATCAGGTAGTTTTCATTGAATCCAACTCTGATGACTTCACAAGGTCCTTCCCATTTGGGATCCAAATTGTTGGGATTAGGTGCTTTTACCAGGACTTTGTCGCCTAACGCAAACTTAGCTATGTTCCTAATACTACCATCATAACGCTCTTTGGCCCTTTCTTTCATTTTTTGGACGTTTTGGATTGCCACATCACGAGCTATTCTCAATCGTTCGTTAAGGTCTTTTATATAGTCGGCTGCTGAGTATTCTGGTACTGTTTTGAGTGAATAAAAGGGGCGTGGCTTGAAGCCGAAAAGTAGTTCGTAGGGCGTATATCCTGTGGAGTTATTGACAGATGTATTGTGGCAAATTATTGCCATGGGAATTATTTGATCCCAATTCTTTTGCTTCCTCGTTTGGTACATACGTATGTGGTCTCGTAGTGTACCATGGAATCTTTCAAGAGCACCGTTCGTTTGGGGGTGATAGGCTGTATTGAATGTCTGACTTGTACCTAGAAACTTTGTTAATTGTTTCATTAGTCCGTTCATGAATTCGGTAccctgatcagaatggaaccgTTTGGGTACTCCAAAGTGTTGGCAAAAGTGAAGAAGATATTTGGCAACTGTAAGGGCTTCTTTGTCGGGAATGGGGTAAGCTTGGACGTATCTAGTCAGTTCGTCTTGTAATgtcaatatgtatttattatgattgtCGCTAATATCGGAATATGAGACTAAGTCCATAGACACGCGTTCGAAAGGTTCTGAAGATTGGGAAGTTATGACCATGGGGGCCTTAAAAGTTCGTCTTTGGATTTTGTTACGTTGACAGATTTCGCATgagtttatataatttttaatgtctTCTGACATGTTTtgccaaaaataattttcgcGGATCTTTCTACAAGTTTCGGTAATACCTCGGTGTCCCAAAAGTGGTTCATTATGATATGTTTTTAAGATTTGTGGTATTTCTTCAGATGTGGGGTAATCAACCTTATTTTCACAGATTGTGACATTACAATTGTACAGCTCTGCCAGGTAAGCGGTGATATGTGACTGTTGATTTCCTCGTAGTTTGCATGTTTGGTGATGTTTTAGATCTGGGACGAACAGGGTTTCGGGATGGTTTTTTTCTAGACATACTAATAAAGACTTGAAATAACTTTCGGCATCCCAGGGGTCGTAGTATGAAGGTCTAGTATAACAAAAGTAAAGATTTTGTTTAGTTTCTGAGATTAGATGATCGGTTTCAtagatatttttacttttatcagGGTAGGTACTAGTTTGTGGGCATAGACCTAGAGCTTCATTGAACAAATGATCGAGATCGGCGTTTTTGCATGGAATTggaatgaatatatttttgtgtcgtGCGTCTAAGAGTCTTTCGGGAGTTGTTTTTAGCAAGTGAGAATTTGGTGTGCAACCTTGTGATACGTATTGTTCATAATGTGTTTGTAAGAAGTCATTTGAAATAGATTTGGAGTCATTGATTCCTATGTTGTTAATTGGTGGACGGGAAAGTGCATCTGCGTTAGTATTCATTTTCCccgctttgtatataatttcgTAATCGAATTCCTCAAGTTTGAGCCTCCATCGAACGAGACGGGATCCTGGatctttaattgaaaataaccaAGTGAGAGGTTTGTGGTCAGTGACTATTTTGAACTTCCTACCAAAGAGGTATGGTCGGAAATGTTTAACTGCCCATACTATTGCTAATAATTCTCGTTCTATAGTTGAGTAGTTCGTTTCAGCTTTATTTAAAGTACGGGATGCGTATGCTATAGGCAAATCCTTACCTATTTCGCCTTGGGATAGGATAGCTCCGATGGCATGAATGGAAGCGTCTGTTGTGAGTATAAATTCTTTGCTAAAATCGGGGTATTGTAGTAGAGGAGTAgttgttaaaatgtttttacatgaATCGAACGCTTTCTGTTGATCAGGTCCCCAAATAAAAGGTACGTCCTTTTTTAAAAGGCTCGTCATGGGTTTCGTAAGTTTACTGAAATTGGCTATGAACCT
Above is a genomic segment from Cydia pomonella isolate Wapato2018A chromosome 4, ilCydPomo1, whole genome shotgun sequence containing:
- the LOC133517260 gene encoding uncharacterized protein LOC133517260; the protein is MHYEDCINQLEKRETDLSSLMLEQTQIISSTVKTFNESILKITYDELIINENIERLNNYLNSSQSLLFSLKASQDVSAISLQILESVVNLENEINECLTSILFAKSNTIHPSIITLEKLYKELLLSNHIRTNKHLVSTVSPQNIHTILESSSLSAYVYSDKLVYILTFPLIQNDPLDLYHVYSIPIKHPNSSLHTTILPEHVFLAANPSGQTYVSTSSLETCKTYASEKQVCTGLVAYDATARPLCELQILHSISKSLPKICTTSTFEADINTFQYIENNKWLYILSGETNCVLQCTKEVTHHKIQGAGILSLQKNCKLHTGYSTLSASQDSEENITYPIIVPDIRTDDCFEEYRDIAKPDLMPIKINELPLDSLKQIKNHIDKYGEEIKKIKSTTFAQRNTTTFSWVYFTLGLIMLAYLVFKICKRCPNGLLLRRRTPNSPNRDSNGCIQIFNNCFANSSRQQRTHVAIPMSTISTSCVTEDEDEDIEPQHSQPISPVSIVPATSKRSGANAQSLF